One Peterkaempfera bronchialis DNA window includes the following coding sequences:
- a CDS encoding non-ribosomal peptide synthetase yields the protein MTQDLLVELHQRGIKLRLVEGRLDVLAPAGTLTPTLRDELRARRDDLIAVLSGVGSEGRPAPVPRPELRHEPFPLTDIQHAYWVGRRSAMELGGVSTHVYFERERGGLDPERLQQSLRKVVERHDMLRAIVLPDGRQRVLAEVAPYVIPVDDLRGLAPEALRERLLRTRREMDHQVMPADRWPLFDVRVSLLDGGLVRLHVGLDILIMDGFSMYVLFEDWRRFYEDPEWAPEPLELSFRDHVATEEAARDSARYRKAEEYWLTRLAELPPAPALPLAVQPSRLDGRPEFTHRSGRLARERWQAVKSEARRRGLTPSVVLMTAYVEVLRRWSQQRGLTVNLTLLNRPRTHPQMDRLIGDFTSVTLLAAQEDPDAAFAVRAETLQRQLLRDLEHAEFNGVRVMRERSRREGGGPGASMPVVFTSMIPASEDEDRSDGPGFFGDLVHQVSQTPQVWLDHQVTEERGELVFNWDAVEKLFPERLLDDMFASFGEALERLARDPGAWDDTGPRRLPQWQAAERDRANDTAADLPARTLWELVESRALSCPDAVAVITDAGEFGYRQVVDDARRLARRLGALGAEPGALVGVVLDKGYEQVAAVLGVAGSGAAYLPIDPSWPEARRTLLLAEGRVRTVVTSPRLADELAWPDGIHLATLADPEVREADSGPLETAPSPDDLAYVIFTSGSTGRPKGVMIDHRGAANTIQDVNRRFGVGPADRVLALSALSFDLSVYDIFGVLAAGGSVVLPSPAGVHDPAHWTDLVERHGVTVWNSVPALMQAWTDAHTPSADVPSTLRLALLSGDWIPVPLPDAVRARHPRARVVSLGGATEASIWSVCFPIGEVPSEWARIPYGKPLANQTLQVYDERLRPCPVWATGEILIGGAGVARGYWADPVRTAERFVVHPETRERLYRTGDLGRYLPGGDIEFLGRQDFQVKLNGYRIELGEIEAALRGRPGIAEALASVVANPRTGRRQLVAHVLPDDPAAVPARGAEDAAGLRKALEEVLPGYLVPHQILFIDRVPLTANGKVDRSALPEPWADAAPEQQTAPRDEMEHRLLEMWADALGHADFGVHDNFFELGGDSLHAVRILTRVRQELGIEQEAEEDLEMLFDHPTIAELAEALSSRTGH from the coding sequence ATGACTCAGGACCTGCTTGTCGAACTCCACCAACGCGGCATCAAGTTGCGGCTTGTCGAGGGCCGCCTGGACGTACTGGCCCCGGCCGGGACGCTCACCCCGACGCTGCGCGACGAACTGCGGGCGCGGCGCGACGACCTCATCGCCGTCCTCAGCGGTGTCGGATCCGAGGGCAGGCCCGCGCCGGTGCCCCGGCCCGAGCTGCGGCATGAGCCGTTCCCGCTGACCGACATCCAGCACGCCTACTGGGTGGGCCGCCGGTCGGCCATGGAGCTCGGCGGTGTCTCGACGCATGTGTACTTCGAGCGCGAGCGCGGGGGGCTCGACCCGGAGCGGCTCCAGCAGAGCCTGCGGAAGGTGGTCGAGCGCCACGACATGCTCCGGGCGATCGTGCTGCCGGACGGTCGGCAGCGGGTGCTCGCCGAGGTGGCACCGTATGTGATCCCGGTGGACGACCTGCGCGGGCTGGCGCCGGAGGCGCTGCGGGAGCGCCTGCTCCGCACCCGCCGGGAGATGGACCACCAGGTCATGCCGGCGGACCGCTGGCCGCTGTTCGACGTCCGGGTCTCGCTACTGGACGGCGGGCTGGTCCGGCTGCACGTCGGGCTGGACATCCTGATCATGGACGGCTTCAGCATGTATGTGCTGTTCGAGGACTGGCGGCGGTTCTACGAGGACCCGGAGTGGGCACCGGAGCCGCTGGAGCTGTCCTTCCGCGACCATGTGGCCACCGAGGAGGCGGCACGGGACTCCGCCCGCTACCGGAAGGCCGAGGAGTACTGGCTGACGCGGCTGGCCGAGCTGCCGCCGGCGCCCGCCCTGCCGCTGGCCGTCCAGCCGAGCCGACTGGACGGCCGACCCGAGTTCACCCACCGCAGTGGCCGACTGGCCCGGGAGCGCTGGCAGGCGGTGAAGAGCGAGGCCCGCCGGCGCGGGCTGACGCCGTCGGTGGTGCTGATGACCGCGTATGTCGAGGTGCTGCGGCGGTGGTCGCAACAGCGCGGGCTCACGGTCAATCTGACCCTGCTGAACCGGCCGCGCACCCATCCGCAGATGGACCGGCTCATCGGCGACTTCACCTCGGTGACGCTGCTGGCGGCCCAGGAGGATCCGGACGCCGCGTTCGCGGTCCGCGCGGAGACATTGCAGCGGCAGTTGCTGCGGGATCTGGAACACGCGGAGTTCAACGGCGTCCGGGTGATGCGCGAGCGGTCCCGGAGGGAGGGCGGCGGCCCGGGCGCGAGCATGCCGGTCGTCTTCACCAGCATGATCCCCGCCTCGGAGGACGAGGACCGCTCGGACGGTCCGGGCTTCTTCGGCGACCTCGTCCACCAGGTAAGCCAGACCCCGCAGGTGTGGCTGGACCACCAGGTGACCGAGGAGCGCGGCGAGCTGGTGTTCAACTGGGACGCCGTCGAGAAGCTGTTCCCCGAGCGCCTGCTAGACGACATGTTCGCGTCCTTCGGCGAGGCGCTGGAACGGCTCGCCCGAGACCCCGGCGCCTGGGACGACACCGGGCCCCGCCGCCTGCCGCAGTGGCAGGCGGCGGAACGGGACCGCGCCAATGACACGGCGGCCGACCTCCCGGCCCGCACCCTGTGGGAGCTGGTCGAGTCCCGCGCCCTCAGCTGTCCGGATGCCGTCGCGGTGATCACCGACGCCGGGGAGTTCGGCTACCGGCAGGTCGTGGACGACGCGCGCCGCCTCGCCCGCCGGCTCGGCGCGCTCGGCGCCGAGCCGGGCGCGCTGGTGGGCGTCGTGCTGGACAAGGGGTACGAGCAGGTGGCCGCCGTGCTCGGCGTCGCCGGGTCGGGGGCGGCGTATCTGCCCATCGATCCGAGCTGGCCGGAGGCACGGCGGACGCTGCTGCTGGCGGAGGGGCGGGTGCGGACGGTGGTCACGTCCCCGCGGCTGGCCGATGAACTCGCCTGGCCCGACGGCATACACCTGGCCACGCTGGCCGACCCCGAGGTCCGGGAGGCCGACTCCGGGCCTCTGGAGACCGCCCCGTCGCCCGACGACCTGGCCTATGTGATCTTCACCTCCGGCTCCACCGGCCGCCCCAAGGGCGTCATGATCGACCACCGGGGCGCCGCCAACACGATCCAGGACGTCAACCGGCGCTTCGGCGTGGGCCCCGCCGACCGCGTGCTGGCACTCTCCGCGCTCAGCTTCGACCTGTCGGTCTACGACATCTTCGGCGTGCTGGCGGCGGGCGGCTCGGTGGTCCTGCCGTCGCCCGCCGGGGTCCACGACCCGGCACACTGGACCGATCTGGTGGAGCGGCACGGCGTCACCGTGTGGAACTCGGTACCGGCCCTGATGCAAGCCTGGACGGACGCCCACACCCCGTCTGCCGACGTGCCGTCGACACTGCGCCTGGCGCTGCTCAGCGGTGACTGGATCCCGGTGCCGCTGCCGGATGCGGTCCGGGCCCGCCACCCCCGGGCCCGGGTGGTCAGCCTGGGCGGCGCCACCGAGGCGTCCATCTGGTCGGTCTGCTTCCCGATCGGCGAGGTCCCCTCGGAGTGGGCCCGCATCCCTTATGGCAAGCCCCTGGCCAACCAGACCCTCCAGGTGTACGACGAGCGGCTGCGGCCCTGCCCGGTCTGGGCGACCGGGGAGATCCTCATCGGCGGCGCCGGGGTGGCACGCGGCTACTGGGCGGACCCGGTGCGGACCGCCGAGCGGTTCGTCGTCCACCCGGAGACCCGGGAGCGGCTGTACCGCACCGGGGACCTCGGCCGGTATCTGCCCGGCGGCGACATCGAGTTCCTGGGCCGCCAGGACTTCCAGGTCAAACTCAACGGCTACCGCATCGAGTTGGGCGAGATCGAGGCGGCGCTGCGCGGCCGCCCGGGCATCGCGGAGGCACTGGCCTCGGTGGTGGCCAACCCCCGCACCGGCCGCCGGCAGCTGGTCGCCCATGTGCTGCCGGACGACCCTGCGGCGGTCCCGGCGCGCGGCGCGGAGGATGCCGCCGGGCTGCGCAAGGCGCTGGAGGAGGTGCTGCCCGGCTACCTGGTGCCGCACCAGATCCTGTTCATCGACCGGGTACCGCTGACCGCCAACGGCAAGGTGGACCGCAGCGCGCTGCCCGAGCCCTGGGCCGACGCCGCACCCGAGCAGCAGACCGCCCCGCGCGACGAGATGGAGCACCGGCTGCTGGAGATGTGGGCCGACGCCCTGGGCCACGCCGACTTCGGCGTGCACGACAACTTCTTTGAGCTCGGGGGCGATTCCCTGCACGCGGTGCGCATCCTCACCCGGGTCCGCCAGGAGCTGGGGATCGAGCAGGAGGCGGAGGAGGACCTGGAGATGCTCTTCGACCACCCCACCATCGCCGAGCTGGCGGAGGCGCTGAGCAGTCGGACGGGGCACTGA
- a CDS encoding non-ribosomal peptide synthetase gives MTTIPSLLDELARDGIKLKLIGDGRIEVTAHRGRLSDDLRARIGRHKPELVEWLAKLRTDRPQDTALPVITPDPDRLFEPFPPSDLQASFLIGSREGFEYYVRPHQYFEYELGETDPRRLEQALNEELHHQRHNLVVVRDDMRLETVRDPAPAELRVYDLRGLPLADAERAMARMRDAIVRTEPVHDRWPWVDLRLSLLPGGRSRLHFNNNNIFSDAPATLRFLDRVLLRYRDPHWSPPALEISFRDCVLALAELEESPLGQASRAYWTDRIADWPEAPPVPLAAGADPRRRSRLERREMLFPAPVWTALRDRAAARNLTTTNVLSAVQAEVLSYWSGSRHFLLNNMITHRLPLHPQLPDVLGNFASLYPLEVDWRPDEPFQARVRRLQARMLSDVEHLYWSGVKVLQKLNQARRTPGRAVCPFAIGSALFVGQQERPVHSQLETPQTLIDCEFWDLRDGSLWVVWDVIEDMFPEGLIDAMEQGYRTVVTELAESDAAWETKAFELLPATQREQRARINRTSPPLPGGLLHTPLERHAAERPDRPAVVADGATVGYRELHRRAARLAETLHAQGTRPGDLVALVLSKGPEQITAVHGVLTAGAAYVPLDPAWPEDRIRYVLSDTSATAVVTVEGLRERLTGLTQAPVVTVDGVTVDGVTVDGVTVAEPAPAPAPAARAPEDLAYVIYTSGSTGRPKGAMLDHRGPLNTIAEVNRRFGITGDDVLFGISSLCFDLSVYDIFGALQAGATLVLPERGEADPAAWVAAVRRHGVTVWNSVPAIMQLFVEEAEAAGLECPSLRTVLLSGDWIPVGLPDRIRGIAPNAQVVSLGGATEASIWSICHPVGKTDPGWTSIPYGKPLAGQSWYILDELGRDLPTWVAGQLYIGGAGLALGYLGDPDRTAAAFTTHPRTGERLYRTGDLGRYLPGGEIEFLGRADFQVKIQGFRVEPGEVEHALAELPHIGQAAVVARTTDSGKQLAAFATAAEGVEPPSAATVLAALGERLPAYMVPSHLTVLERLPLTANGKLDRRALEALEPAGPGGQRERTAPRTPAEKALAEIWEAVLGSGPIGVHDDFFALGGQSFTALRVTAQIARRLGHQVPLGTLLERRTVAGLAEWLETRADWSPLVRLRDGDADPWFFVHPAGGNVLCYRALAESLGRPFHAFQAPGAAGGSPLETMDDLTALYTRELRRVQPSGPYRLGGWSSGAVIAAGIAHRLEALGEKVERLVVIDAPAPVEPREVDEAQLALWFLEDLDIGFDPRSAAADLLRERLAALPEGTFARLAPPLLHQAAGAAGGLDAADLADALAVFRGVVRACNSHRAAGLAADITVVRARDGQVGEFADHPCAAAPDWGWAALTTGRTATASVPGTHHTLLTSPLVAAVSAAIDRHPEEDAPR, from the coding sequence ATGACAACGATCCCGTCCCTGCTGGACGAGCTGGCGCGGGACGGCATCAAGCTGAAGCTGATCGGCGACGGCCGGATCGAGGTGACCGCGCACCGTGGCCGGCTGTCCGACGACCTCCGGGCTCGGATCGGCCGGCACAAGCCGGAGCTGGTCGAGTGGCTGGCGAAGCTGCGGACCGACCGGCCGCAGGACACCGCGCTGCCCGTGATCACCCCCGATCCTGACCGGCTGTTCGAGCCCTTCCCGCCCTCCGACCTCCAGGCGTCGTTTCTGATCGGCAGCCGGGAGGGGTTCGAGTACTACGTGCGCCCGCACCAGTACTTCGAATACGAGCTCGGCGAGACCGACCCCCGGCGCCTGGAGCAGGCCCTCAACGAGGAGCTGCACCACCAGCGGCACAACCTGGTCGTGGTCCGCGACGACATGCGGCTGGAGACGGTGCGCGACCCGGCGCCGGCCGAGCTGCGCGTGTACGACCTGCGCGGACTGCCGCTGGCCGACGCGGAGCGTGCGATGGCGCGGATGCGCGACGCCATCGTCCGCACCGAGCCGGTACACGACCGCTGGCCCTGGGTCGACCTGCGGCTCAGCCTGCTCCCCGGGGGGCGCAGCCGACTCCACTTCAACAACAACAACATCTTCAGCGACGCACCGGCGACCCTGCGCTTCCTCGACCGGGTGCTGCTCCGCTACCGCGACCCGCACTGGTCGCCGCCCGCGCTGGAGATCAGCTTCCGGGACTGCGTGCTGGCCCTGGCCGAGCTGGAGGAGTCGCCACTGGGCCAGGCGTCGCGGGCGTACTGGACCGACCGGATCGCCGACTGGCCGGAGGCGCCCCCCGTCCCGCTGGCGGCCGGCGCTGACCCTCGGCGGCGTTCCCGGCTGGAGCGCCGCGAGATGCTCTTCCCGGCGCCGGTGTGGACGGCGCTGCGGGACCGCGCCGCCGCGCGGAACCTGACGACCACCAATGTGCTCTCCGCCGTACAGGCCGAGGTGCTCTCCTACTGGAGCGGGTCGCGCCACTTCCTGCTGAACAACATGATCACCCACCGGCTGCCGCTCCACCCGCAACTGCCCGACGTGCTGGGGAACTTCGCCTCGCTCTACCCGCTGGAGGTCGACTGGCGGCCCGACGAGCCGTTCCAGGCCCGGGTCCGCCGGCTTCAGGCCCGGATGCTGTCCGACGTGGAGCACCTGTACTGGAGCGGGGTCAAGGTCCTCCAGAAGCTCAACCAGGCCCGCCGTACCCCCGGCCGGGCGGTCTGCCCGTTCGCGATCGGCAGCGCGCTCTTCGTGGGGCAGCAGGAGCGGCCGGTGCACAGCCAGTTGGAGACCCCGCAGACGCTGATCGACTGCGAGTTCTGGGACTTGCGGGACGGCAGTCTGTGGGTGGTCTGGGACGTCATCGAGGACATGTTCCCCGAGGGCCTGATCGACGCCATGGAGCAGGGCTACCGCACGGTCGTCACAGAGCTCGCCGAAAGCGACGCGGCCTGGGAGACCAAGGCGTTCGAGCTGCTGCCCGCCACCCAGCGGGAGCAGCGCGCCCGGATCAACCGGACCTCTCCGCCGCTCCCCGGCGGACTTCTGCACACCCCGCTGGAGCGGCACGCCGCCGAGCGCCCCGACCGGCCGGCCGTGGTCGCCGACGGCGCCACGGTCGGCTACCGCGAGCTGCACCGCCGCGCCGCCCGCCTCGCCGAGACGCTGCACGCCCAGGGGACACGGCCCGGCGACCTGGTCGCCCTGGTGCTGTCCAAGGGCCCGGAGCAGATCACCGCGGTCCATGGCGTGCTCACCGCCGGGGCGGCCTATGTGCCGCTGGACCCGGCCTGGCCGGAGGACCGCATCCGGTATGTGCTGTCCGACACCTCGGCCACCGCCGTGGTCACCGTCGAGGGGCTGCGGGAGCGGCTCACCGGCCTGACCCAGGCACCCGTCGTCACCGTGGACGGGGTCACCGTGGACGGGGTCACCGTGGACGGGGTCACCGTGGCCGAGCCCGCCCCGGCCCCGGCCCCGGCGGCACGCGCGCCGGAGGACCTGGCGTACGTCATCTACACCTCGGGCTCCACCGGCCGCCCCAAGGGCGCGATGCTGGACCACCGGGGCCCGCTCAACACCATCGCCGAGGTCAACCGGCGCTTCGGGATCACCGGGGACGACGTCCTGTTCGGCATCTCCTCGCTCTGCTTCGACCTGTCCGTCTACGACATCTTCGGCGCGCTCCAGGCGGGCGCCACCCTGGTCCTGCCGGAGCGGGGCGAGGCCGACCCCGCCGCCTGGGTCGCGGCGGTGCGCCGCCACGGCGTCACGGTGTGGAACTCCGTGCCGGCGATCATGCAGCTCTTCGTCGAGGAGGCGGAGGCGGCCGGGCTGGAGTGCCCCTCACTGCGTACGGTGCTGCTGAGCGGCGACTGGATCCCGGTCGGCCTGCCGGACCGGATCCGCGGGATCGCCCCGAACGCCCAGGTGGTCAGCCTCGGCGGCGCCACCGAGGCGTCGATCTGGTCGATCTGCCACCCGGTCGGGAAGACCGACCCCGGCTGGACGAGCATCCCGTACGGCAAGCCGCTGGCCGGCCAGAGCTGGTACATCCTGGACGAACTCGGCCGCGACCTGCCCACCTGGGTGGCCGGGCAGCTGTACATCGGCGGGGCCGGGCTCGCCCTCGGCTACCTCGGCGACCCGGACAGGACCGCAGCCGCTTTCACCACCCACCCGCGCACCGGCGAGCGGCTGTACCGCACCGGAGACCTGGGGCGCTATCTGCCCGGCGGGGAGATCGAGTTCCTCGGCCGCGCGGACTTCCAGGTGAAGATCCAGGGCTTTCGGGTGGAACCCGGCGAGGTGGAGCACGCCCTGGCGGAGCTGCCGCACATCGGGCAGGCCGCCGTGGTGGCGCGCACCACGGACTCCGGCAAGCAGCTGGCGGCCTTCGCCACCGCCGCCGAGGGCGTCGAGCCGCCGTCTGCCGCCACCGTGCTGGCCGCCCTGGGCGAACGGCTGCCCGCCTATATGGTGCCCAGTCATCTCACCGTGCTGGAGCGGCTGCCGCTCACCGCCAACGGCAAGCTGGACCGCAGGGCGCTGGAGGCCCTGGAGCCGGCCGGGCCGGGCGGGCAGCGCGAGCGGACCGCGCCCCGGACGCCCGCCGAGAAGGCACTGGCGGAGATCTGGGAGGCGGTGCTGGGCTCCGGGCCGATCGGGGTGCACGACGACTTCTTCGCGCTGGGCGGGCAGTCCTTCACGGCGCTGCGCGTCACCGCGCAGATCGCCCGGCGGCTGGGCCACCAGGTGCCGCTGGGCACCCTGCTGGAGCGGCGCACCGTCGCCGGGCTGGCGGAGTGGCTGGAGACCCGGGCCGACTGGTCGCCGCTGGTGCGACTGCGGGACGGGGACGCCGACCCCTGGTTCTTCGTCCACCCCGCCGGCGGCAATGTGCTGTGCTATCGGGCGCTCGCCGAGTCGCTGGGCCGTCCGTTCCACGCCTTCCAGGCTCCCGGCGCGGCCGGCGGGTCGCCGCTGGAGACCATGGACGACCTGACGGCCCTGTATACGCGGGAGCTGCGCAGGGTCCAGCCGTCCGGGCCGTACCGGCTGGGCGGCTGGTCCTCGGGTGCGGTCATCGCCGCCGGGATCGCGCACCGCCTGGAGGCGCTCGGCGAGAAGGTCGAGCGCCTGGTGGTGATCGACGCGCCCGCCCCGGTCGAGCCCCGGGAGGTGGACGAGGCGCAGCTGGCGCTCTGGTTCCTGGAGGACCTGGACATCGGCTTCGACCCGCGCTCCGCTGCGGCCGACCTGCTGCGGGAACGGCTCGCGGCGCTGCCCGAGGGCACCTTCGCGCGCCTCGCGCCTCCGCTGCTGCACCAGGCCGCCGGGGCTGCGGGCGGCCTGGACGCGGCGGACCTGGCGGATGCGCTGGCGGTCTTCCGGGGGGTGGTCCGGGCCTGCAACAGCCACCGGGCCGCCGGGCTGGCCGCGGACATCACCGTCGTCCGGGCGCGGGACGGCCAGGTCGGCGAGTTCGCCGACCACCCGTGCGCCGCCGCCCCCGACTGGGGCTGGGCCGCGCTCACCACGGGGCGGACCGCCACCGCGTCCGTCCCGGGCACCCACCACACCCTGCTCACCAGCCCGCTGGTCGCCGCCGTCTCCGCCGCGATCGACCGACACCCGGAGGAGGACGCTCCGCGATGA
- a CDS encoding type I polyketide synthase, whose amino-acid sequence MRSYTECTAGSDQDDALAVVGIACRLPGATTPEMFWKLLLHGRSAITEAPAGRWENTSPDDGGIRLGGFLDAIDLFDADFFGISPREAAAADPQQRLALELAWEAVEESGIVPGTLEGSRTGVFIGAILDDYAALTYRHAPASLTRHTLAGTQRSMIANRVSYHLGLRGPSLTVDSGQSSSLVAVHLACESLRRGESTLALAGGVHLNLLAESTLRVARFGGLSPDGRCHTFDARANGYVRGEGGGAVLLKPLARALADGDRIHCVIRGSAINNDGAAEGLTVPDAQAQQDVLREACRQAGVAPADLQYVELHGTGTRVGDPIEAAALGAAVGTARAPDSPLAVGSAKTNVGHLEGGAGIVGLLKTVLSVEHGRLPPSLNFATPNPEIPLDALNLRVPRQPEPWPQPDRPRLAGVSSFGLGGTNCHVVVAEAPVPGPTGRGRQRTGGAVPWLLSGRSATALRAQAERLHRYIEDHPDLDPADTGLALATTRTAFEHRAAVVGERREDFLPGLAALAAGASAAHLVEGVANPGGTVFLFPGQGSQWAGMAVELAGSHPVFADTLSACEKALAPYTDWSLTDVLRGGGSAGPSPLDRVDVVQPVLFAVMVSLAALWGSAGVRPEAVAGHSQGEIAAAHVAGALSLEDAARLVALRSRAVRALSGRGGMASVPLRADALADRLAAWGGRLEVAVVNGPAATVVSGDADALDELLAAFATEGVDARRVAVDYASHSAQVEAIREPLLASLAGIAPRTSDIPFYSTVTGGPVDTACLDADYWYRNLRQTVRFEPTVRALLAAGHRSFVEVSPHPVLTGSLQDIFESALGPGGADSPADADSPGGAAFATGTLRRGDGSRQRFVTSLAQVHVHGAAVDWAAVFADTGARPVPLPTYAFQRERHWLDLTPGGPAAVTPTVVPRGPAVPPVAATAQPDGGSLAQRLAMEPEAEQYRLLLETVRTEAAVVVGRTAESVEVRRPFKEMGFDSPAIVELRNRLGAATGLRLPTSLVFNHPTPAVLAAHLRDLLCGDGPARPPAVLAELDRLEAALAAASLDDGETRDAVAVRLRHLLDRVDHVHRPQRQPNGDLTRTILSATPEEIFDLIDNRGPL is encoded by the coding sequence ATGCGCAGCTACACTGAGTGCACGGCCGGATCCGATCAGGATGATGCCTTAGCCGTCGTGGGAATAGCCTGCCGACTCCCCGGCGCGACCACTCCGGAAATGTTCTGGAAACTCCTTCTCCACGGCAGGAGCGCCATCACCGAGGCGCCCGCCGGGCGCTGGGAGAATACCTCCCCCGACGACGGGGGCATACGTCTCGGCGGATTCCTCGACGCCATCGACCTGTTCGACGCGGACTTCTTCGGCATCTCCCCCCGCGAGGCCGCCGCAGCGGACCCGCAGCAGCGGCTCGCGCTGGAACTCGCCTGGGAGGCCGTGGAGGAGTCGGGCATCGTCCCGGGCACGCTTGAAGGGTCCCGCACCGGGGTGTTCATCGGCGCGATCCTGGACGACTACGCCGCACTGACCTACCGTCACGCCCCCGCCTCGCTCACCCGGCACACCCTGGCGGGGACCCAGCGAAGCATGATCGCCAACCGCGTCTCGTACCACCTCGGGCTGCGCGGGCCCAGCCTCACGGTGGACTCCGGTCAGTCGTCATCCCTGGTCGCCGTGCACCTCGCCTGCGAGAGCCTGCGGCGCGGCGAGTCCACGCTGGCGCTGGCCGGCGGCGTCCACCTCAACCTGCTGGCCGAGAGCACGCTGCGGGTCGCCCGGTTCGGCGGCCTGTCACCGGACGGCCGATGCCACACCTTCGACGCCCGCGCCAACGGCTACGTCCGGGGCGAGGGCGGCGGCGCCGTCCTGCTCAAACCGCTGGCCCGTGCGCTCGCCGACGGGGACCGGATCCACTGCGTCATCCGGGGCAGCGCCATCAACAACGACGGCGCTGCCGAAGGGCTCACCGTTCCCGACGCCCAGGCCCAGCAGGACGTCCTGCGCGAGGCCTGCCGGCAGGCCGGTGTCGCCCCGGCCGACCTCCAGTACGTCGAACTGCACGGTACCGGGACCAGGGTCGGCGACCCGATCGAGGCAGCCGCCCTCGGCGCCGCCGTCGGCACCGCCAGAGCCCCCGACTCCCCCCTGGCGGTGGGCTCGGCCAAGACCAACGTGGGGCACCTGGAGGGCGGCGCCGGCATCGTCGGCCTGCTCAAGACCGTCCTCAGCGTGGAGCACGGCCGACTGCCGCCCAGCCTCAACTTCGCGACCCCCAACCCGGAGATCCCTCTGGACGCGCTCAATCTGCGGGTCCCCCGGCAGCCGGAGCCATGGCCGCAGCCGGACCGACCACGGCTCGCCGGGGTCAGCTCCTTCGGCCTGGGCGGCACCAACTGCCATGTGGTGGTGGCGGAAGCACCGGTGCCGGGGCCGACCGGGCGGGGACGGCAGCGCACCGGCGGCGCCGTGCCGTGGCTGTTGTCCGGCCGGAGCGCGACGGCCCTGCGTGCCCAGGCCGAGCGGCTGCACCGGTACATCGAGGACCACCCCGACCTCGACCCGGCCGACACCGGGCTGGCGCTGGCGACCACCCGTACCGCCTTCGAGCACCGGGCGGCGGTCGTCGGGGAGCGACGGGAGGACTTCCTCCCCGGCCTGGCGGCCCTGGCCGCCGGAGCCTCGGCGGCACACCTGGTGGAAGGCGTCGCAAACCCGGGCGGGACGGTCTTCCTCTTCCCCGGCCAGGGATCCCAGTGGGCGGGCATGGCCGTCGAACTCGCCGGCAGCCACCCGGTCTTCGCCGACACCCTGTCCGCCTGCGAGAAGGCCCTCGCCCCTTACACCGACTGGTCGCTGACGGATGTGCTGCGCGGCGGCGGCAGCGCGGGCCCGTCCCCGCTGGACCGCGTGGACGTGGTGCAGCCGGTGCTCTTCGCGGTGATGGTGTCGCTCGCCGCGCTCTGGGGTTCGGCGGGTGTGCGGCCGGAGGCGGTCGCCGGACACTCACAGGGCGAGATCGCCGCAGCCCATGTCGCGGGCGCCCTCTCGCTGGAGGACGCCGCCCGCCTGGTCGCGCTGCGCAGCCGGGCGGTCAGGGCGCTGTCCGGGCGGGGCGGCATGGCCTCGGTGCCGCTTCGCGCCGACGCATTGGCGGACCGGCTGGCGGCCTGGGGCGGCCGGCTGGAGGTCGCGGTGGTCAACGGCCCCGCCGCCACGGTCGTCTCCGGCGACGCCGACGCCCTGGACGAGCTGCTGGCGGCGTTCGCCACCGAGGGCGTCGACGCGCGTCGGGTGGCCGTCGACTACGCCTCCCACTCGGCCCAGGTCGAGGCCATCCGCGAACCGCTGCTCGCCTCGCTGGCCGGGATCGCCCCGCGTACGTCGGACATCCCGTTCTACTCGACGGTGACCGGCGGACCGGTGGACACCGCCTGCCTGGACGCCGACTACTGGTACCGGAACCTGCGGCAGACCGTGCGCTTCGAGCCCACCGTCCGCGCCCTGCTGGCCGCCGGCCACCGGTCGTTCGTCGAGGTGAGCCCGCACCCGGTGCTCACCGGCAGCCTCCAGGACATCTTCGAGTCCGCCCTCGGCCCCGGCGGCGCGGACAGTCCCGCCGACGCGGACAGTCCCGGCGGTGCCGCCTTCGCCACCGGCACCCTGCGGCGCGGCGACGGCAGCCGGCAGCGGTTTGTGACCTCCCTGGCGCAGGTCCACGTCCACGGCGCCGCCGTCGACTGGGCCGCGGTGTTCGCGGACACCGGTGCCCGGCCCGTCCCGCTGCCCACCTACGCCTTCCAGCGCGAGCGCCACTGGCTGGACCTCACGCCGGGCGGCCCCGCCGCCGTCACGCCGACCGTGGTGCCGCGCGGCCCCGCCGTCCCCCCGGTGGCCGCCACGGCACAACCGGACGGCGGGTCCCTGGCACAACGCCTCGCCATGGAGCCCGAGGCGGAGCAGTACCGCCTGCTGCTGGAGACGGTGCGCACCGAGGCGGCCGTCGTCGTGGGCCGCACGGCCGAGTCCGTCGAGGTACGGCGGCCCTTCAAGGAGATGGGCTTCGACTCACCGGCCATCGTGGAACTGCGCAACCGGCTGGGCGCCGCCACCGGGCTGCGGCTGCCGACCTCACTCGTCTTCAACCACCCGACACCGGCCGTGCTGGCCGCCCATCTCCGCGACCTGCTGTGCGGTGACGGACCGGCACGGCCCCCTGCGGTCCTCGCCGAGCTGGACCGGCTGGAGGCGGCTCTCGCAGCGGCCTCCCTGGACGACGGCGAGACCCGCGACGCGGTCGCGGTGCGGCTGCGGCACCTCCTTGACCGGGTGGACCACGTGCACCGGCCGCAGCGGCAGCCGAACGGTGATCTCACCCGGACGATCCTGTCGGCCACACCCGAAGAGATCTTCGATCTCATCGACAACAGGGGCCCATTGTGA